In Anabas testudineus chromosome 12, fAnaTes1.2, whole genome shotgun sequence, one genomic interval encodes:
- the sdsl gene encoding serine dehydratase-like, with amino-acid sequence MTEHFHLSTPLLESASMSKRVGTPVYLKMENCQPSGSFKVRGIGHLCQQLARQSKGVVCSSGGNAGMAAAYVARKMGVPATIIVPSSSPQLVSQRLQHQGATVKIIGKVWDDANAEALRLAETEGLTYVPPFDHPLLWKGHATMIAEVAASLGPSVKPGAVLVSVGGGGLLCGVIQGMKDVGWMDVPIVALETVGADCFNAAIKAGSIVTLDDITSEAKCLGAKTVCRKAFEYSQCSELTIISEVVTDQQALRAIETFLDEERVLVEMACGAALAAVYSGLIRRLQDEGRLPTQLGPLLVVVCGGSSINMEQLANLKHKLQI; translated from the exons ATGACTGAGCATTTCCACCTGAGCACACCGCTGCTGGAAAGCGCCAGCATGTCCAAACGGGTGGGAACCCCTGTTTATTTAAAGATGGAGAACTGTCAGCCCTCGGGCTCCTTCAAAGTCCGTGGCATCGGACACCTGTGCCAGCAG CTCGCCAGACAGTCCAAAGGAGTTGTCTGCTCTTCAG gtgGTAATGCAGGTATGGCTGCAGCGTATGTGGCCAGAAAAATGGGTGTACCCGCAACCATCATAGttccctcctcatctcctcagcTGGTCAGTCAGAGACTCCAGCATCAGGGAGCTACGGTCAAGATTATAGGGAAG GTTTGGGACGATGCCAACGCAGAAGCTCTCAGGCTGGCAGAAACTGAAGGACTCACCTATGTCCCCCCATTTGATCACCCACTGCTATG GAAGGGCCATGCCACCATGATCGCAGAAGTCGCGGCCTCTCTGGGGCCCAGTGTGAAGCCAGGAGCTGTGTTAGTGTCTGTGGGTGGAGGAGGGCTCCTCTGCGGAGTAATACAGGGCATGAAGGACGTAGGCTGGATGGATGTGCCCATTGTTGCCTTGGAGACGGTGGGGGCCGACTGCTTTAATGCTGCTATCAAGGCAGGAAGCATAGTCACCCTGGATGACATCACCAG TGAAGCCAAATGTCTTGGAGCAAAGACAGTTTGCAGGAAAGCTTTTGAATACAGTCAGTGCAGCGAGCTGACAATCATCTCTGAAGTGGTGACTGACCAACAGGCTCTGCGTGCCATTGAAACCTTCCTcg ATGAGGAGCGTGTGTTGGTGGAGATGGCTTGTGGAGCAGCACTAGCAGCTGTCTACAGCGGACTTATACGCAGATTACAGGATGAAG GTCGCCTTCCCACTCAACTGGGCCCCCTGCTGGTGGTTGTGTGCGGtggcagcagcatcaacatGGAGCAACTGGCCAACTTGAAACATAAACTGCAAATCTGA